A genomic window from Leptolyngbya sp. BL0902 includes:
- a CDS encoding HhoA/HhoB/HtrA family serine endopeptidase codes for MSVRRLNLTPLIPGRWQSLKRWLLVGLASLITLVAIPAAPVQAQNAATAAIGNESFVAGAVRRVGPAVVRIDTEKTITRQSSDPFMDDPFLRDFFGGFPRQPQEERLRGQGSGFIIDRTGNILTNAHVVNGADRVVVTLKDGRSFEAIVEGVDEVTDLAVVKIDDTEGDLLPVAALGDSDQVQVGDWAIAVGNPLGLDNTVTLGIISTLKRSSNSVGIPGKRLEFIQTDAAINPGNSGGPLVNQQGEVIGINTAIRADAMGIGFAIPINKAKEIKDRLARGEAVAHPYIGVQIANLTPDMAQRNNADINSGIYLPEVDGVLVIRVLEGTPAAEAGLRRGDVILEVDGDTIRSADALQLKVENTSIGDTLQLKVQRGERPLTLTVTTAELQEANDPR; via the coding sequence TTGAGTGTAAGACGTTTAAACCTAACCCCGCTGATCCCAGGGCGATGGCAATCCCTCAAGCGCTGGCTGCTGGTGGGGTTGGCCAGCTTAATCACCCTGGTGGCCATACCCGCCGCCCCTGTTCAGGCCCAAAATGCCGCCACCGCTGCCATCGGCAACGAAAGTTTTGTGGCTGGGGCGGTGCGTCGGGTGGGGCCAGCGGTTGTCCGCATTGACACCGAAAAAACCATTACCCGCCAGTCCTCAGATCCCTTCATGGACGATCCATTCCTGCGCGATTTCTTCGGTGGGTTCCCTCGCCAGCCCCAGGAAGAACGCCTGCGGGGCCAGGGGTCGGGGTTTATTATTGACCGGACGGGCAACATTCTCACCAACGCCCATGTGGTCAACGGGGCCGACCGAGTGGTGGTCACGCTCAAAGATGGCCGCAGCTTTGAGGCCATTGTGGAAGGGGTAGATGAGGTCACGGATTTGGCCGTGGTCAAAATCGACGATACCGAAGGCGATCTGCTGCCCGTAGCAGCCCTAGGCGACTCTGACCAAGTGCAGGTGGGGGATTGGGCCATTGCCGTGGGCAACCCTCTAGGGCTCGACAACACCGTTACCCTCGGCATCATCAGCACCCTCAAGCGGTCGAGCAACTCCGTGGGCATTCCCGGCAAGCGCCTAGAGTTCATTCAAACCGATGCCGCTATCAACCCCGGTAATTCCGGCGGCCCCCTCGTCAACCAACAGGGTGAAGTCATCGGCATCAATACCGCTATCCGTGCCGATGCCATGGGCATTGGTTTTGCTATCCCTATCAACAAGGCGAAGGAGATTAAAGACCGCCTCGCCCGTGGGGAAGCGGTTGCCCATCCCTATATTGGTGTGCAAATTGCTAACCTCACGCCGGATATGGCCCAGCGTAACAATGCCGATATCAACTCTGGGATCTATCTACCCGAAGTTGACGGGGTGCTGGTGATTCGTGTCCTTGAAGGTACCCCCGCCGCCGAAGCTGGCCTGCGTCGAGGCGATGTCATCCTAGAGGTGGATGGCGACACCATTCGCAGCGCCGATGCCCTCCAATTGAAAGTGGAAAATACCTCCATCGGCGATACCCTCCAACTGAAAGTTCAGCGGGGCGAACGACCCCTCACCCTGACCGTTACCACGGCTGAATTACAAGAGGCCAATGACCCTCGCTAG
- a CDS encoding DUF4870 domain-containing protein produces the protein MQSMEDPGTRKILSAVSHGSIFFNALILSVGVPIAILLISNDSVIKNNAKEAINFHINMWFWWTVAGFLAWILIGIPLLIILAVVNFIMPILAIFHSLTNANSTFRYPLILRLL, from the coding sequence ATGCAATCAATGGAAGATCCCGGCACCCGCAAAATTCTGTCCGCCGTCAGCCACGGCTCTATTTTCTTCAATGCCCTAATTCTCAGTGTGGGCGTCCCCATTGCGATTTTGCTGATCTCTAACGATTCCGTCATCAAAAACAACGCTAAGGAAGCGATCAACTTTCACATTAATATGTGGTTTTGGTGGACAGTGGCAGGTTTTCTCGCCTGGATTTTGATCGGTATTCCGCTGCTGATTATTTTGGCCGTTGTGAACTTTATCATGCCTATTTTGGCTATTTTTCATAGCCTTACCAACGCTAACTCTACCTTCCGTTATCCTTTGATTTTGCGGCTGCTTTAG